From the genome of Agrobacterium tumefaciens:
TCGATCTTCTCGGCCGAGCGGTAGGCTTCTGCCTGCCCTTTCCAGCGCTCGATCTGCTCGATGCAACGCTTTGGATATTCATCGAGCGGGATGCCAAACTTCTCGATCAAGTCCTCACGTCCCTCCTTGATGAAATAGGGCGTGTATTCGGCAAAATGCTCCGAGCTTTCGGTCACGAAATAACCGAGCCTTGTGAGCATTTCGTAACGCACTTTGTTTGGGCAGCGCGGGTTCCAGCCTGGCTTCGGCGCACGCCCTTCGCGATAGCCACGCACGAGGTCAGGATAAAGATTTTTGTAGCTGCCATCAGCCTGACGATGCTCGAACTCAAGGAAAAACGCCATGTGGTTGATGCCGGCCGAGCGGTAGCGGATTTCCTCGTACGGGATGTCTAGGTCATGGGCCAATTCCATTGCGGTACCCTGAACCGAGTGGCACAAGCCGACTTGTCGTATTGTGGGATATTTTTCCGCAATCGCCCAGGTGTTGATAGCCATCGGATTAACATATTGCAGCATGATGGCTTCGGGGCAGACGGCCAGCATATCCTCGCAGATCTTCCAAAGATGCGGCACCGTGCGCAGGCCACGCATGATGCCCCCAACACCCAGCGTGTCGGCGATTGTCTGGCGCAGACCATATTTGCGCGGCACCTCGAAGTCGGTCACAGTGCAAGGCTCATAGCCACCGATTTGGAACGCGACCACGACGAAATCCGCACCGGCTAGTGCCTTTTTCTGGTCCGTATAGGTCTCGGCCTTTGCCTTCACGCCGAGCGTCTGGATGAGCTTATTGACGACGATTGCACTTTCCTCGAGACGCTCCTTATTGATGTCCATCAGGGCGATGGTGGCACCCGAAAGCGCCGGCCGCTGCAGCACATCGCCGACGATGTTTTTCATGAAGACGGTCGAGCCTGCGCCGATAAATGTGATCCTGGGATTTCTTGCCATTTTTTCCTCCGGCAGTGAATTCAAGCGATTTCGAAGGCAGCTCTGACGAGCCGCTGGGTGTATTCGGTCTTGGGATGGGAAAGAACGTCCTCGACGGCGCCCTCTTCCACGATGCGCCCGTGCTGCATGACGATAACGCGGTGGCAAAGCGCCCTGACAACCTTCAGGTCATGCGAAATGAATAGATAACTCAGACCGCGTTCATCCTGCAGTTTGCGCAAGAGATCGATGATCTGTGCCTGAACCGAAAGGTCGAGGGCCGATGTTGGCTCATCCAACAGGATGAATTCCGGTTCGAGTGCAACAGCGCGTGCAATGGCAATGCGCTGGCGCTGGCCGCCGGAAAATTCGTGCGGGAAACGCGAGAGGATGTTGCCCGGCATACCTGCTGCTTCCAATGCGTCGCGGACACGGTCAAGCCTTTCAGCCTTAGTCTTGCCGAGGCCGTTAATGACCAAGCCCTCTTCGATGATTTGGCCGATCGTCATGCGCGGATTAAGCGATGCGAAAGGGTCCTGGAAGACGATCTGCATGCGTGAGCGAAGCGGGCGCATCTCAGCCCTTGAACGGCCATCTATCTTCTGATTGTCAAAAATGATGTCGCCAGCGGCGGGTTCATTCAGCCTGAGCAATGACTGGCCGAAGGTGGTCTTTCCCGACCCGGATTCGCCGACCAGTCCCAATGTTTCATGCCGTTTGAGGGACAAGCCGAGACTGTCGACGGCAACGAGTTCCTTCAGTTCGGGCTTGAACAGGCCGCCGTAGCGCATCATGAATGACACGCGCACACCGCTGGCGGTCAGCAGCACACCGGAATTCTCCGGCAAGGGCTTCGCCTTGCCATGCGGCTCCGATGCAAGGAGCTTTCGCGTATAGGGGTGGTTCGGTGCAGCAAAAAGCTGTTGCGTCGTATTGTGTTCACGCATCTCGCCATGCTGCATGACGTAAACATAATCGGAGAACTGTTTGACGATCGTCAGATCGTGCGTG
Proteins encoded in this window:
- a CDS encoding alpha-glucosidase/alpha-galactosidase, which produces MARNPRITFIGAGSTVFMKNIVGDVLQRPALSGATIALMDINKERLEESAIVVNKLIQTLGVKAKAETYTDQKKALAGADFVVVAFQIGGYEPCTVTDFEVPRKYGLRQTIADTLGVGGIMRGLRTVPHLWKICEDMLAVCPEAIMLQYVNPMAINTWAIAEKYPTIRQVGLCHSVQGTAMELAHDLDIPYEEIRYRSAGINHMAFFLEFEHRQADGSYKNLYPDLVRGYREGRAPKPGWNPRCPNKVRYEMLTRLGYFVTESSEHFAEYTPYFIKEGREDLIEKFGIPLDEYPKRCIEQIERWKGQAEAYRSAEKIEVKQSKEYASSIINSVWTGEPSVIYGNQRNNGCITSLPADCAAEVPCLVDHNGIQPTFIGDLPPQLTALMRTNINVQELTVRALMTQNREHIFHAAMMDPHTAAELDLDQIWSMVDDLLLAHRDWLPDWTQLEVKRARAV
- a CDS encoding ABC transporter ATP-binding protein, which gives rise to MTVAHMNAYAPAKRYDAEHRSDEAIIDARNIAVTFKVEHGTVDAVKDISFQLYKGETIAIVGESGSGKSVTARTVMGLLTKRATVSKSSTIRFNGDDILKFSTRQRRALRGNRISMIFQEPMSSLNPIYTIGSQIVEAIRVHSKMNRKQAEARALDLLRQVQIPEPEARLKQYPHQLSGGQRQRVMIAMALANDPDVLIADEPTTALDVTVQAQILNLIRSLQKERGMAVVLITHDLTIVKQFSDYVYVMQHGEMREHNTTQQLFAAPNHPYTRKLLASEPHGKAKPLPENSGVLLTASGVRVSFMMRYGGLFKPELKELVAVDSLGLSLKRHETLGLVGESGSGKTTFGQSLLRLNEPAAGDIIFDNQKIDGRSRAEMRPLRSRMQIVFQDPFASLNPRMTIGQIIEEGLVINGLGKTKAERLDRVRDALEAAGMPGNILSRFPHEFSGGQRQRIAIARAVALEPEFILLDEPTSALDLSVQAQIIDLLRKLQDERGLSYLFISHDLKVVRALCHRVIVMQHGRIVEEGAVEDVLSHPKTEYTQRLVRAAFEIA